From the Psychrobacter sp. P11F6 genome, the window CCAAAGCCTGACTTAATAAGGCCTTGGGCAAACTCAACGATATTGGATTTATCAGAGACTGACAATAGAGCAAGTGGGGTTGTACTCATAAGAAAATTTCCATAAAAAAAGCCTGACGTAAACGCCTGGCAAGGTGACAATGACAATTGTTGCAGACAATATCATGGTGGATAGCGTCAATAACGTTAAATTGCCATACATAATGATTGGTAATAAATACAGAGAAATGCATATAGCAGATGCTACATTAAGTCATAAGTTTTGAGTTTTTTGCGTAAAGTGCCACGATTCAGACCTAAGATTTGTGCACACTTGGTTTGATTGCCTCGAGTTTTTTCAAGGACAACCGACAATAGCGGCTCTTCAACTTGTTTTAAAATAAGCTCATACAAGTCGGTCGGCATCTCATCGCCTAGCATCGCGAAGTACTGTCGTACCACACGCTCCACATGTACGCGCAGTGGTTCATGCCGGTGGCTCGCATCGCTGTCTAATGAGGAGTTAACATGACGAGTTGAATGATGGTCGGCTGTACTATAATCGGCAGGATGCTCAGAGCTTGTGGCAAAAT encodes:
- the fis gene encoding DNA-binding transcriptional regulator Fis, which produces MAPHAQHNANHFATSSEHPADYSTADHHSTRHVNSSLDSDASHRHEPLRVHVERVVRQYFAMLGDEMPTDLYELILKQVEEPLLSVVLEKTRGNQTKCAQILGLNRGTLRKKLKTYDLM